cactgcgcgcggtagacacaggaacattcaggtgtttggagatggacttgtagccctgAGATTGGccatgctttctcacaattttgaTTCCCAAGTCCTTAGACAGTACAAGAAAATAAATAGATGCCCAgtccatttaaaaaagaaaaaaaaaaatgcttgtttttatttaatgcATCATTGAGTGATTCCGCTCCAGCTGctgacttacacacaatgagttgccacagcaactgtttaataagttaaacgatgattgacgcatgtggcgctttgaagatcgagtctttggcaagatcaaatctTAACCGTCTGTTAATCATCATTTACTTTAATGAGCAACTGCTGTTCACTAGAATAAAACTCTGACAGTATTCAAGACAAGCCTACTGAAACTTTTAgaacaaatacattttattgATTGACTAATCTAAGATATACAGATGTGAAGTGAATATCAAACAGAAATTTTATTGATTGAATAATATAAGATGTACAGATGTAAAGTGAATATCAAAATATGCTTTATATAGAATATTTCTCGTtttggcattttttgtttttgtttttattaactaaGAATTATCTAGTCAAAATTGTCTTTGAATGTTTTAATTGATGCTTCAATGGCCCAAGTGATACGGAGATGTGAAGGATCTGGTCTGCTGGAGCGTGCGAGCTTACAATTGGttgggaacattttttttttaatcgacagAGTGGCTATAACTGACACACCTTTCATTGCTTATCGACCAGGAGCAAAATTTGGGACTATGTGACTGCATTTCATATCAAGAGAAATGAGGAATTCCTTTGTACGTGGGAGCTTTCCCTCTACCGTTCCAAGGTAAAGTTGACTTCAGTCAGTTACAAGGTGAGGTTGACTTCAGAGAAATTATTGTCTGTGCAGATTTATAAAGAACCTTAAACGATAGCAATTTTAATTGCTGAAAAAAACAACCTGCTTATATGTGGTCAGCTACACAAATTCCGATGTTGCATGAAACCCAACTTGATCAAAAacgcaaaaaatattaatctaaagcatagacttcataaataTTGATGTGACACTTTGTCACTCTTTGCGTGACGCCTTACCATAGGGGGCCGAGCTTGAATCTTCATTCAGTAATAGTCGAAGGCGGCACACGGTCATGTCAAAGCCgggtttaagcttggattttggaagaactacgaaagctttactgcatacaaacaggaaggattgtctcaggagtgatttgttcgaggattcaaggtaaatattatatttttcgcaccatgcatgcattttgaaacattgtgaaaaaaaaatcaatgggagaataggaaccgctacggcattggggtcattctttgacataaatacgtaaaatagatgtgtaactgcccggtttttaactctttcaacaaagaatcgagacacctttacgtccatatctataaagaattcagtgattgaagcatttattcacaagaattttcttctttgcttacacatggaggcggcttaaagacgagccgcacattcgccatatttacataaaatacacgctacctgcacggtttcttttgcttttaaccaagattcgagacggttttatgtccatatctatacagaattcaaggatttaagcatttattcacaataattttcgccagaaaagctgtgTTTACGCTAGTAACCCTaaaagagtagcattgtacttcgacaatatacgtaaaataaacgttatttgcacagtttctttgcttttaaccaagaatcgagactgttttacgtccatatctatgatgaATTTGGGGCTCTAagcattattcacaagaatttttgccagaaaagctctgtttacaccaggtgaccgctagcctcattcgctaacaataTATAGTGTATAACGATTATAAAGGACTATTCGATTCTAtaaaaagttgtgattgtatgaagaatttattaatattctatttacatattatttataattgattctgcatgttttcctcaagtattaagtttctgatgttacatTGAGTGAtttagctgttgaaaatttgcagtaaatgaaaaaaaaaaatgaagttgctattttagtcaaaaacttatatggtaaatattgctattgagcctgaatttggtgatttttgtgcatgtagtgtagaatctgagacgtttatagtcattttaagttgtgttatacttatataaaaataattaattgggattttataagggaatgacttcgaatttttttatgccgctgctcatggagactcatattgctaaggtaggtgcctgttttggttttaggtcggtagcagctttggttttgaaaatatttgaatctgaagttttttaaaataggccccaTAAGAATCGGCCCCATTTCCcgcgtcatgtcaataggttatgaagtctatgtcgaaagtaaaataaaaattttgcaTTCATAGTTCCTAATCTCAGTCAGAAAAATGTTAAATGTCTGAATTATTAAAAAGACATTGACTTGAAAATACCTCAGCACTAAACGCATCTCTATGTagtaacaatgttatttttgatCTGGAATTTCATAACTGCAGATTTTGTTCTTTTAATCACACTCCTAAATACAGTACCAATCTTAAGATTGGCTTCAAGAATCAATATTAGTGATCAAGCTCTTGGAGCTTCTATAAATTGGTGCAAAATATCTGTAAACTATATCAACTTTGGTGTCTTTTATTAGCAAAGTGCTAAGAGTGTTCCTAATAAAGCCATGTAGCAGGTCCACTGGGTTGTGGCTAAGTGGAAAGTAGGTGAAGAGTTGAGGAGCTTCTCAACACGAGACCAGGAACCATTATTTGGTAATGGTTCTACTCCAAGTGTCCGACACATCACATTATAGACATCCACAGATCGAATAGGAGCAGCACGGAAGTTCTGCTTGAAGTCTATGAAAGGAAGAGGACATCATTAAatcaaaatggttggaaatgaaAGCCTTGTCATGTActgtattaatttaaaataatggaATCTCAAAAGACAAGTAGAAAAAAAACTACTGTATGCCAAATCTACATTTGCTGGCAGCTAACTGCTGACATTAGTCAACTAACGCTACCTGCTAGTTGGCTCATGACAGCAGTCAAACCGCAAATCCCCGTTACAAGTTGTCAAGGTAAGAGTTTTGATcgatttgatttttgttttaacaACTTTGACATGATCCAAATCAAAATGAGATTTAAACAGTGAAACTACAACTCATTAGCAATACCAGGTCCTGCTGCCAAGAAAAAGCCTCCCATGTCTCGAAATTCGTTGTCGTAACCGTGCCAGCCATTTTGCCATGCCGAGGCTTGCCCACTCGAGTCATTTTTCCAGTATGGCAGATTAGCCTTATTCTGGACAGAACACATTAACAGTCATTAAATGAACACTCTGCAATGCGTAAAGCAATTTTATCTatagactgtatttgtttggatactgtgtacactgctggccaaaagtattggaacccctgcaatttctcccaaaaatgattgaaattacaaatgctttgatagtaatatcCTCACGTATTTTGCTTGAaacgaaaaaacacaaaagagaatggaaacattttaaatcatcattttcatacacaaaacttcaaaaatgggccggacaaaagtcacattgagcatggagaaaagaaagaagaccaaagaactgtctaaggacttgagaagcaaaattgtgagaaagcatgggcaatctcaaggctaaaagtccatctccaaagacctgaatgttcccatgtctaccgtgcgcagtgtcatcaataagtgtaaagcccatggcaccgtgactaacctccctagatgtggccggaaaggaaaaattgatgaaagatttcaacgaaagattgtgcggatggtggataaagaacctcaactaacatccaaacaagttcaagctgtcctgcagtccaagggtaaaacaatgtcaacccgtactattcgtcggtgtctgaatgaaaaggaactCTATGGTAAAAggaactctatggtaggatacccaggaagaccccacttctgacccagagacatacaaaggccaggttggagtttgccaaaacttacctgagaaagccaaaaacgttttggaagaatgttctctggtcagatgagacaaaagtagagcttttgggaaaaggcatcaacaggaaaaaaaaaaaccgaggccttcaaagaaaagaacacgattcccacagtcaaacatggcagaggttccctgaagttttggggttgctttgctgcctctagcactggactgcttgaccgtgtgcatggcattatgaagtctgaagactaccaacaaattttgtagcataatgtagggcccagtgtgagaaaactgggtctccttcagaggtcattggtcttccagcaggacaatgacccaaaacacacttcaaaaagcactagaaaatggttggagagaaagcactggagacttctaaagtggccagcaatgagtccagacctgaatcccatagaacacctgtggagagatctgaaaatggcagtttggagaaggcacccttcaaatctcagagacctggagcagttggccaaagcagaatggtctaaaattccagcagagcattgtaagatactcattgatggataccggaagctgtTGTTTGAAGATATTTTGTTGgtttggctgagggtgccaatacttttgtctggcccatttttttaGTTATGTGTCaaatgacaatgattttttttttcattctcttttgttttttgtcatcgcaagcgaaataaatgaaaatattactgccaaagcatttgtaattgcaatcatattctgggagaaattgggcATTATCTGACCgaactgcaggggtgccaatacttttgaccagcagtgTATTTCCATCTAACTGGGAGTCCTAATTTGAACCAGACTTGTTAATGATGTACCTCAGCGATGAACCAGCCAGGCTCAGCCACCAGTGTCAGAGGGGCAACAAACTTTCCTCCTTTATAATGGAAGCGTTCAGGAATCTCTTCTCTGGCATAAACATGCATGTTTGGGACTTTTGACAAAGCTGTTTTtacctggagaaaaaaaagggacgtatacagtatattgagtCTAAATCTACATGTTGCTGATCTTGGTGCCTGTTGGTTCGCAATCCATAAACGTTTTGAAGTATGAAGAGTGACAAACACAGTTCTGGTCTCACCTGTTGGTACTTCTCTCCTTTGACCCACAAACTGACTACTGGTCCTTTGTCCATCATCTTGACAACATCTGGCATTTCGATATACTTGTCCAATTCTATTACCTTTTCCATCCATTGAATTTTTGTCATTCCATGGTCTGAAAATAGCACAATGTTGACTTTATTCTCCATGCCCTTCtcctgcaaaaaaatatcgtaaattacaatgaaatttgtaaagtccattatatgaaaaaaaaatctgtaattGTAACACATCTCCAGCTAACTTACTATGATTTTGCTGTTGAGCACCTGCATTGCTGTATCGAGTTGTTGAACTGCTGCTTTAATCTGTGAGGAGTCTGGACCAAAGTGGTGTCCTTCTACATCTATTTTTTCATAATATATTGCTGCCATGTTTGCGTTTCCTGACCTACATATTCGAAGGCACACACACGCATGCATATCATTTTTGTTATACGAAAAAACAGCAAACTTTTAAACACAACAAGTAAAAATtgcaagacaacaataacaatGTGTAACCATCACTTAAGAACCTAATAGATTGACTCACTACTGTACTTGGCATGTGGGGTGCAAGTAATTTTTTGGTCCACTTGGGGTCGCCatttacacaaaataaatgttcaaaggaaacaaaacaaaacacgactGTTACTTTTCACCTattactgtcattattttcgCATCAAACCCTGTTCCGTTCTATATTTTTATGTCCTCCATTCTGGTTCTATCTTCGTGCTTTTGCATCATTCACTTGGGGTCCTATTTTTGTGGCGTGGAACGCAACGCAAGTGTGTTTCAGTGCCAGCACAGTCCACAATGCTCATGTTTGGAATTTGGTAGACCGGTCTGTACTAAAGTGGTTTCCAAGTGTCCATTTTACTGCGTGGATCTCCCTGGCCAAATCCATGTTACTTGTCTGAACTTGAACAACCTATTACTTCCTGGCCATCTCACTCGGATAAGAAAGAAAATGCAAGTTCCAAAGCGAGCCAAAGAGGTTGATTTTTGTCTGCTTAATATTATTCGGTTACTCtaacaaaaaaatctgatgaATTGTTTTAAAGTGTGTCATACACCGACTCGGAAAAGCTAAGAGACAACTACAGCTAAATCACCGTATGAACTGTGAAAGAAGTATGCGATTGTTGCTCTGTAAAAGCAGCTCGTCTGTTCAGCATTATGTGCTCTTATAGACaggtctttatttatttatctaatcCAATGTGTTTTTCTTACCTGAGTAAATTGAGAGAGAGTTCAATTGAATCAGTAAGGTTTTGTATTGATGGATTGTAGACGTACTCTTCACAGAAGGTTGGGCGAATCCCCAGAATCTCCACTTCACAGCCTATCAACAAACATAGGCAGGTAAGATGCAATCAATGTTCATACATTCATACAGCATTTGGTCTTTTCTGTGACTTTGTAGCTGAACTATTTATTTATCTGGTTTATCAAACTTGATTTCAGATTAAAATTTATGGCAGACATGTTTGCAGGTACAATAACAGCACTGTACATAACAGAGCCTCCCctctttgttcatttaattcaatTCTAATGGTTGGAAAACTCATTGTCATCATTCCACCttgttatgaccagtgttgttaatcttactgaaaaaaagtaattaattatagttacaaattacttctcccaaaaagtaattgcgttagta
This Corythoichthys intestinalis isolate RoL2023-P3 chromosome 11, ASM3026506v1, whole genome shotgun sequence DNA region includes the following protein-coding sequences:
- the enpp6 gene encoding glycerophosphocholine cholinephosphodiesterase ENPP6, with amino-acid sequence MASSACVFASLLMLIVAGQPGLAGHPLLVFLIDGFRYDYMDDLNSLPGFKDLVSRGVKVDYMSPDFPSLSYPNYYSLMTGRHCDTHQMVGNYMWDESSGKEFLLGTNPDSRLPLWWNGSEPLWVTLQKLGKKVYMYYWPGCEVEILGIRPTFCEEYVYNPSIQNLTDSIELSLNLLRSGNANMAAIYYEKIDVEGHHFGPDSSQIKAAVQQLDTAMQVLNSKIIEKGMENKVNIVLFSDHGMTKIQWMEKVIELDKYIEMPDVVKMMDKGPVVSLWVKGEKYQQVKTALSKVPNMHVYAREEIPERFHYKGGKFVAPLTLVAEPGWFIAENKANLPYWKNDSSGQASAWQNGWHGYDNEFRDMGGFFLAAGPDFKQNFRAAPIRSVDVYNVMCRTLGVEPLPNNGSWSRVEKLLNSSPTFHLATTQWTCYMALLGTLLALC